A genomic window from Tachyglossus aculeatus isolate mTacAcu1 chromosome 9, mTacAcu1.pri, whole genome shotgun sequence includes:
- the MMADHC gene encoding cobalamin trafficking protein CblD — protein MATVLCNRARLVTYLPGFYSLVRRIANPKSFSTAGSSGSDESHVATAPPDICSRTVWPDEMMGPFGPQDQRFQLPGNIGFDCHLNGTATARKTPAHKTLPDVLAEPSSNERHEFVMAQCIIEFQGSETPLQLQEISSAETYFENAKVECAIQTCPELLRRDFEAMFPEAATNKLMVLTVTQKTKNDMTTWSEEVESEREMLLEKFINGAKEICYALRTEGYWADFIDPSSGLAFFGPYTNTTLFETDERYRHLGFSVDDLGCCKVIRHGLWGTHVLVGSIFTNAAPDSQVMKKLSGK, from the exons ATGGCCACT GTGCTCTGTAACAGAGCCAGGCTGGTCACCTACCTCCCAGGATTTTACTCTTTGGTCAGAAGGATTGCAAATCCCAAATCTTTTTCTACCGCTGGATCATCAGGTTCAGATGAGTCTCATGTAGCCACTGCACCTCCTGACATAT GTTCGAGAACCGTATGGCCTGATGAAATGATGGGTCCCTTTGGACCCCAGGATCAGAGATTCCAGCTCCCGGGGAACATAGGATTTGATTGCCACCTGAACGGAACAGCTACCGCGAGGAAAACTCCGGCCCATAAAACCTTGCCTGACGTTCTAGCGGAACCCTCATCGAACGAGAGGCACGAGTTTGTGATGGCACAGTGCATAATTGAATTTCAG gGTAGCGAAACGCCTCTTCAGCTACAGGAAATTAGCAGTGCTGAAACGTATTTTGAGAACGCCAAAGTAGAATGTGCAATACAAACATGCCCAGAGCTACTGAGACGAG ATTTTGAAGCAATGTTCCCGGAGGCAGCGACCAATAAGCTCATGGTACTTACGGTAACTCAGAAAACCAAGAACGACATGACGACTTGGAGCGAAGAggtggagagtgagagggagatgCTGTTGGAAAAG TTCATAAATGGTGCTAAGGAAATTTGCTATGCGCTTCGTACTGAAGGCTATTGGGCTGACTTCATTGATCCATCTTCTGGCTTGGCA TTCTTCGGGCCGTACACCAACACCACCCTCTTCGAGACGGACGAGCGTTACCGGCACTTGGGGTTCTCCGTCGACGACCTCGGCTGCTGCAAAGTGATCCGCCACGGCCTCTGGGGGACCCACGTGCTCGTCGGCAGCATCTTCACCAACGCGGCCCCCGACAGCCAGGTCATGAAGAAGCTGAGCGGGAAGTAG